One window of Salvelinus fontinalis isolate EN_2023a chromosome 19, ASM2944872v1, whole genome shotgun sequence genomic DNA carries:
- the LOC129816834 gene encoding protein dopey-2-like isoform X3, with product MLVSSMNSDFLWDYMTCHFCTCLSDLADLPLPTLQYQTASPAPSVTEISTLIIFLMDVIPLELHADIQSQFLPQMLCRMLNALCTHMTSLDLLELTQGLHACFKVLSKIQMPVAHMDVEAQEESFEYVQDVDKERDEEDNDEDGGKVNGNHDNTEPEEEPKLNGDMEHETGPGEGESPFLPLRSEDSGLGISASPSELHFLPGASLGPEEAGIVKEGEGVWRKGGSVETITQYLQDILAFITSRYLLVQVEDVRGQEEAVQPDPAAISPGLKSSFREGSQITTTQIKDKLAELFTPNKHKPRATSDPPVPDPPTEKKKGRRCAGGGVDWGAGYMPRSRVEISEECRQAFTAACHLLLESTTFPLYLSEGESHGLYNDMFNHTGSDVDSLPVWLRSLMTLCCLSRDYHVQHTAMSSLLELINHSQSLALVIQDKTRCYQASDANRLSGRLQMVTIPPIYPGLLSTIEQGTDFYQRVAQVLWGQLDVERREQHTSCVELFYRLHCLAPSASICEDIVCQALLHRDKAVRLEALHRFSVLWHLTRDIQSNRTMSLNRSFDRSLCVVVDCLNSPDGSVSAAAQCWLVRALSLQDVVRILEPVLLLLLHPSTQRCTIQSVKQNLTAGIPKDLKSRSRSTTNGYTNAMTTSTQTDEGTLGHMILVDREALWGELEHDPETTKPPADSTGVSRSDSEATEEENEPEEVEDESVHTESSGVQVSTENSSSGSAPYGSSVEEGSMVNGLRRVESEHTQASDSLSSEEEEDLELEAIARSRLLKQEREKREAIDSMFRHVLLYSVAGGWPRLLHGLALLDSLLRSSAQQPLVNALSSTSLDTSSAAHLNLVSNLLQRHQQAQDGRGFYGRLLLPNASPSSPLSLLIELMVSLCLKFLRSHYPSYLTLDPGELQGNREVQVKSVGVLTRLVTQLGIVARGQGDTSTQGEAGVSPEPICKLLARCKVQQYALLTLSASMYISQRGTEKGSAMGGVDLLDEQVGLSEESLVNLGGGGGQEQYPLQMELLKLLQALIVLEYHVWPGESGLTLHSDEPRDSHAPSALAREWQTAVLFQQSIKAAQYVQTQPITAQGMFVSAAARALQPQYGYAMHPHWVALLCSSLPYLGRSLGIIVAPLITQMCRNLDELVKQYDHDGGKATQSLIGRKENIAPDYPLTLLEGLTTLTHHCLLDNKKSLVACDPADVRNARNAVIEELPHMLSSMALLWGVVKREESQSRGSDYSQTARHTSTSVYFRSSKTLRQRVLEFLTPLTGQYGVQLMASVGAVWSSRRSRRRHTKNKILPVASESRLTIVDLVKSLGTLSTENILQMVKEVVKKPHQIKRDQKSTLVDIPMLQFSYAYIQSIPAQALQENMAPLLTLLRESVQLNLAPPGHFLLLGILNDFVNRLPNLDNKKDTRDMQEVTQKILEAVGGVAGSSLEQTSWLSRNLEVKNQPQVCPETEEPSDELDLDLYDSEAQASTMVSSSAPSVYSVQALVLLAEVLAPLLDMVYRSDEKEKAVPLISRLMYYVFPYLKNHSAYNMPSFGAGAQLLSNLSGYAYTKRAWRKEAFELYMDPLFFTMDVSCTPHWRSIIDHLLTHEKTMFKDLMSMQSSSLKLFPSAEQKPMLLKRQAFAMFSGELDQYHLYLPLIQERLTEALRMGQTPSVSAQMFLTFRVLVLRISPQHLTSLWPIMVTELIRIFVRLEKALLDEKEVSKLTKVVRGPMGNGPLAFPQPELDMYLSACKFLDTALAFPPEKMPLFQMYRWAFVPEVDMSCYSGPENSLLEGEQECKPHIVKVLEALHQRYGMLNGLSEESSTERLEFPLLTRRFLTSIIQLAPFLHTLCCSFQGTSPSSPPDYPVTDYPAANADQVLKRLEHITEEEFLDSMES from the exons ATGCTGGTGAGCTCCATGAACAGTGATTTCCTGTGGGATTACATGACCTGCCACTTCTGCACCTGCCTCAG TGACCTAGCTGACCTGCCGCTACCCACTCTGCAGTATCAGACTGCCTCTCCTGCTCCCTCTGTCACAGAGATCTCCACACTCATCATATTTCTAATGGATGTTATCCCTCtg GAGCTCCATGCTGACATCCAGTCTCAGTTCCTGCCCCAGATGTTGTGTCGCATGCTGAACGCGCTCTGCACCCACATGACTTCCCTGGACTTATTGGAGCTCACGCAAGGCCTGCACGCCTGCTTCAAGGTGCTCAGTAAGATCCAGATGCCCGTGGCTCATATGGACGTGGAGGCACAGGAGGAGAGCTTTGAATATGTtcag GACGTGGACAAGGAAAGGGATGAAGAGGATAATGATGAAGATGGTGGTAAGGTCAACGGTAACCATGACAACACAGAACCAGAGGAAGAACCTAAACTGAATGGGGACATGGAGCACGAGACTGgtccaggagagggagaaagcCCCTTCCTGCCCCTTCGGTCTGAAGACAGCGGATTGGGCATCAGCGCCTCGCCGTCAGAGCTGCACTTCCTACCAGGGGCGAGCCTGGGCCCTGAGGAGGCAGGGATTGTGAAAGAGGGCGAGGGCGTGTGGAGGAAGGGGGGCAGTGTGGAGACCATAACCCAGTATCTGCAGGATATCCTGGCCTTCATCACCAGCAG gtACCTGCTTGTTCAGGTGGAGGATGTCAGGGGGCAGGAGGAGGCTGTACAACCCGACCCCGCTGCCATCTCCCCTGGTCTGAAGTCCTCGTTCCGAGAGGGCTCTCAGATCACCACCACCCAGATCAAAGACAAGCTAGCCGAGCTCTTCACCCCCAACAAACACAAACCACGTGCCACCTCAGACCCCCCTGTCCCAGACCCCCCTACAGAGAAGAAGAAGGGGCGAAGGTGTGCAGGAGGAGGGGTGGACTGGGGGGCAGGGTACATGCCCCGGAGCAGGGTGGAGATTTCGGAGGAGTGTCGACAGGCGTTCACGGCAGCGTGCCACCTTCTGTTGGAGTCTACCACCTTCCCCCTGTACCTGAGTGAGGGGGAGAGCCATGGGCTCTATAACGACATGTTCAACCATACAG GCAGTGATGTAGACAGCCTGCCTgtgtggctgaggtccttgatgactCTGTGTTGCCTGTCGAGGGACTACCACGTGCAGCACACGGCCATGTCATCTCTGCTGGAGCTCATCAACCACTCCCAGTCCCTGGCCCTGGTCATTCAGGACAAGACCAGGTGCTACCAGGCCAGCGATGCTAACCGCCTCAGTGGGCGGCTGCAGATGGTCACTATTCCCCCCATCTACCCAGGCCTGCTAAGCACCATCGAGCAGGGCACAGACTTCTACCAG CGGGTGGCCCAGGTGCTATGGGGTCAGCTGGACGTGGAGCGTCGAGAGCAGCACACCTCCTGTGTGGAGCTCTTCTATCGGCTCCACTGCTTGGCCCCCTCCGCATCCATCTGTGAGGACATCGTCTGCCAGGCTTTATTGCACAGAGACAag gcTGTACGGTTGGAGGCCCTACACAGGTTCTCAGTGCTGTGGCACCTGACCAGGGACATCCAGTCAAACCGGACCATGTCTCTGAACCGCTCATTTGACCG atctctgtgtgtggtggtggactGTCTGAACAGCCCAGATGGTTCTGTGAGTGCTGCAGCCCAGTGCTGGCTGGTCAGGGCTCTCTCCCTGCAGGACGTTGTCCGCATCCTGGAGCCtgttctgctgctgctgctccacccTTCCACCCAGCGCTGCACCATCCAGAGTGTCAAACAGAACCTCACCGCAG GTATTCCGAAAGATTTAAAGAGCAGAAGTCGAAGCACTACCAATGGTTACACGAACGCCATGACAACCAGCACCCAAACAGATGAAGGTACACTGGGTCACATGATCCTGGTGGACCGGGAGGCCCTGTGGGGGGAGCTAGAGCATGACCCGGAGACAACCAAACCACCGGCCGACTCCACGGGGGTGTCTCGCAGCGATAGCGAAGCGACAGAGGAAGAAAACGAaccggaggaggtggaggatgagagTGTACACACAGAGTCGAGCGGCGTCCAGGTCTCCACGGAGAACTCTAGCTCTGGCTCCGCCCCTTACGGTAGTAGTGTAGAAGAAGGAAGCATGGTCAACGGCCTGAGGAGGGTGGAATCGGAACACACGCAGGCGTCCGATTCGCTGTcgagcgaggaggaggaggacttggAGCTTGAAGCCATTGCTCGGTCACGTCTCCTCAAACAGGAGCGTGAGAAGCGGGAAGCCATTGACTCTATGTTCCGCCATGTTCTGCTGTACTCTGTGGCCGGCGGCTGGCCCCGTCTGCTCCACGGCCTGGCCCTGCTGGACAGCCTTTTGAGGAGCAGTGCCCAGCAGCCTCTAGTGAatgccctctcctccacctccctggACACCAGCTCAGCTGCACACCTCAATTTGGTCTCCAACCTGCTCCAGCGCCACCAGCAGGCCCAGGACGGAAGAGGCTTCTACGGACGCCTGCTCTTGCCCAACGCTTCGCCCTCCAGTCCCCTCTCCCTGCTCATCGAGCTGATGGTGTCCCTGTGCCTGAAGTTCCTGCGCTCCCACTACCCGTCCTACCTCACTCTGGACCCCGGGGAGCtgcaggggaacagggaggtccAGGTGAAGAGCGTGGGGGTGCTGACCCGCCTGGTGACACAGCTGGGGATCGTGGCGCGGGGCCAGGGAGACACCTCCACCCAGGGGGAGGCTGGGGTCAGCCCAGAGCCCATCTGTAAGCTGCTGGCCAGGTGTAAGGTGCAGCAGTACGCACTCCTCACCCTCTCAGCCTCCATGTACATCAGCCAGAGAGGAACGGAGAAGGGCTCTGCCATGGGGGGTGTAGATCTGTTAGATGAACAGGTgggtctgtctgaggagagccTGGTGAatctgggagggggagggggacaaGAGCAGTACCCCTTACAGATGGAGCTGCTCAAGCTCCTACAGGCCCTCATCGTCCTGGAGTACCATGTGTGGCCAGGGGAGTCTGGTTTGACCCTGCACTCCGATGAGCCCCGTGACTCCCATGCCCCCTCAGCACTAGCACGGGAATGGCAGACAGCGGTTCTGTTCCAACAGTCCATCAAGGCAGCTCAGTACGTCCAAACCCAGCCCATCACAGCCCAGGGGATGTTTGTGTCTGCTGCAGCCCGGGCTCTGCAGCCGCAGTACGGCTATGCCATGCACCCCCACTGGGTGGCGCTGCTTTGCTCGTCTCTGCCCTACCTGGGGCGCTCGCTGGGCATCATTGTGGCTCCTCTCATCACTCAGATGTGCAGGAACCTGGACGAGCTGGTCAAACAGTACGATCACGACGGGGGGAAGGCTACACAGAGTCTGATTGGCAGGAAGGAGAACATCGCTCCTGATTATCCTCTCACCCTACTGGAGGGACTGACCACACTCACTCACCACTGTCTACTAGACAACAAGAAG TCCCTGGTGGCTTGTGACCCTGCAGACGTCCGGAACGCCCGCAACGCTGTGATTGAGGAGCTGCCGCACATGCTCAGTAGCATGGCTCTGCTGTGGGGTGTGGTCAAGAGGGAGGAGTCCCAGAGTAGGGGCTCAGACTATTCCCAGACCGCCAGACACACCTCTACTTCTGTCTACTTCAGGAGCTCcaag accctGAGACAGCGTGTGTTGGAGTTCCTGACTCCTCTGACGGGGCAGTACGGGGTGCAGCTAATGGCCTCAGTGGGAGCTGTGTGGAGCAGccggaggagcaggaggagacacACCAAAAACAAA ATCTTACCTGTGGCCAGTGAGTCTCGTCTGACCATCGTGGATCTGGTGAAGTCCTTGGGCACGCTCAGTACAGAAAATATCCTGCAGATGGTCAAAGAGGTGGTGAAAAAACCCCACCAGATCAAACgagaccag AAGTCCACCCTGGTAGACATCCCAATGCTACAGTTCAGCTATGCCTACATTCAGAG tattCCGGCACAGGCACTCCAGGAGAACATGGCGCCCCTCCTCACTCTTCTCAGAGAGTCTGTGCAGCTCAACCTGGCCCCGCCCGGACACTTCCTGCTGCTGGG GATCCTCAATGACTTTGTAAACCGGCTCCCCAACCTGGACAATAAGAAGGACACTAGGGATATGCAG GAGGTGACCCAGAAGATCCTGGAGGCTGTGGGTGGGGTGGCGGGGTCGTCTCTGGAGCAGACCAGCTGGCTCAGCCGTAACCTGGAGGTCAAGAACCAGCCTCAGGTGTGTCCTGAGACAGAGGAGCCATCCGACGAGCTGGACCTGGACCTCTATG ACTCTGAGGCTCAGGCCAGCACCATGGTCTCTTCCTCAGCCCCTTCTGTGTACAGTGTGCAAGCCCTAGTGCTATTGGCAGAG GTTCTAGCCCCTCTCCTGGACATGGTGTATCGCAGTGATGAGAAGGAGAAAGCCGTCCCTCTCATCTCTCGCCTCATGTACTACGTCTTCCCCTACCTGAAGAACCACAGTGCTTACAACATGCCCAGTTTCGGTGCGGGTGCCCAGCTTCTGAGCAATCTGAGTGGGTACGCCTACACCAAGAGGGCCTGGAGGAAAGAGGCCTTCGAACTCTACATGGACCCCCTCTTCTTCACCATGGATGTCTCCTGCACCCCCCA CTGGAGGTCTATCATCGACCACCTGCTGACCCATGAGAAGACCATGTTCAAAGACCTCATGA GCATGCAGAGCAGTTCTCTGAAGCTGTTTCCCAGTGCAGAGCAGAAGCCCATGTTACTGAAGCGTCAGGCCTTTGCCATGTTCAGTGGAGAGTTAGACCAGTACCACCTCTACCTGCCCCTCATCCAAG AGCGGCTGACAGAGGCTCTGCGTATGGGTCAGACGCCCTCCGTCTCTGCTCAGATGTTTCTGACGTTCCGTGTTCTTGTGCTGCGGATCTCCCCTCAGCACCTCACCTCCCTCTGGCCAATCATGGTCACAGAACTG ATCCGAATATTTGTTCGACTGGAAAAAGCCTTGTTGGACGAAAAAGAGGTGTCAAA gTTGACTAAAGTTGTACGAGGACCCATGGGGAACGGGCCATTGGCTTTCCCCCAGCCAGAGTTGGACATGTACCTGTCTGCATGCAAGTTCTTGGACACCGCCCTGGCCTTCCCCCCAGAGAAGATGCCCCTCTTTCAGAT GTATCGCTGGGCCTTTGTTCCAGAAGTGGATATGAGCTGCTACAGTGGCCCAGAGAATAGTCTCCTGGAGGGAGAGCAGGAGTGCAAACCCCATATTGTCAAAGTACTAGAGGCACTACACCAACGCTACGGA ATGCTGAACGGGCTGAGCGAGGAGTCATCTACGGAGCGTCTGGAGTTCCCCCTCCTCACCCGTCGCTTTCTCACCTCCATCATCCAGCTTGCTCCCTTCCTCCATACACTCTGCTGTTCCTTCCAGGGCACTTCACCCAGCAGCCCTCCAGATTACCCTGTGACAGACTACCCTGCAGCCAACGCCGACCAAGTCCTGAAGAGACTGGAGCACATCACTGAGGAAGAGTTCCTAGACTCCATGGAGAGTTAG